The nucleotide sequence CATAAGGTTTACTTTTTGAAGagatcattaatgaaaaatttcagaATATTAACAAGTCATGTTAATTGTTCTCGAAAGTCCCCTTCACCTCTCATTTCTTTTGAATGGTGATAATTGGAGCTTggcaataaagtttttttactaGTGGTACTAGTAGTAACAGGTAACGTAATAGTGACATCTCTGTTTAACCTCTCAGTggtggaaaattcaaaaatccttTTCGATACGAAAGGAGCTTACGATACGAAATGAATCTACTATCTAAATTTTACTAAAGTAGCTTCAGTAGTATCAAATGTGATTTGATGAATCTATCAGTTGGTCAGTCAGGACACATATTATATGAAATGGAATAAATGCGTTAATAAATGATTGAGAGCGTGGACATCaccaattttcttattttgtaatataacgTAAACCAAACAATTAATTGATGGTTTAGAAATGTTTTCtagatggaaattttttttggtgatGTGGACTtagaattttctagattcatttAAACACTAACTAATCTGGCATATACTTTTTTGCCACAGGCGTCTTTATCTCACCTAAGGTAATTCTCGGATAGTGTATTCTTCCAAGATTACGTGGAAtcatacagaaaaatttatgataagacaataaaaatcgccaaggatatttattataataggagactcgcCAATTCTCTAGGAAATAAGACTTCTTCGTCGAGCACAATCTCTACGTCCTCTGATaattactttgtaaatgtagccaaaaatttatcaaattctataactccttctcatgatccgctttAATATCTCCCTGATGCAAATGCTAACTTACATAAATCCTTATCTGGTACTGATGAAATTAagttaaaaatgttttggaGTCTGACGGAATACACATCAAATCACTTTATAactttaataaacatttcatttcCAAATGGCACATTAGCAAATTGCCTAAAAACGACAATAATTATACCCCTGCATAAGGAAGGAGATAAAAATTAAGCATCAAACTATCAACTAATTCCACTTCTTCCCACGTTATAtgagatcatagaaagattggtcaaaaagaggctataatcatttcataatattttaattagcAAATTGCAGTATTACGGTTTTAGGGGAATACCTCTCGCATATCTCGAAGTCAGACCTCACCAACAGAAGTTAACTTGTAAGGGTTGACACAATGATGTCTTCTTGCACttcaatagaatgtggagtacCTCAAGGATCATTACTtagccctattttgtttcttcggTTCATAAACGCGAAAATGTGCATTTTTGCAGTTGACACTAGTTTATCTTGGAGCAACTTTGATCTCACGTCACTTCAATGGACCATATCTAGTAACCTAATCACCCTCAAATAATAGTGTGATTCGAATCTTTTGTGACTCAATGTTTAAAAACCATTGACGTCGTTTAATCTGTGAAATTCTTAGAGTTTGTTGTGGCCAATTCTTTGAAATTGGAGTTATATATTACCACTTTATCTAATAAAATCAGTTCTGCCTGTTTTGCATTGAGATCAGTTCCCGAAGAACTAAACTTATCCATTTTTTACACAGTCTATTATGCACTTATTGAGTCGcttctccgatatgcccttccttTCTGAGATACGTGTGGTGCGAcacaatttgagcgaatcttcaaactacataAAAGAGCTGGTAGATATTTATTCAAACTTAACAACAGGGCTCATTGCTAggtcttttttaaaataatcagaatattgCCTCTTCCTTTATCCATCTTTGAATCCGATTgcttaattcgtaagcacgtttCTGTAATTTTAGAAAGGTAATTGCACAGATATCCGCTTAGGAATGCAGATCACCGTTTCTTCCTCTATATAATTCTATATACCTACTTTGcgtcagaattagttgaggctCAATACTATACAATTCATAACAAATGAACGATCATtggccaattgaaatcaaatctataacatcttttCCCGCTTTTCGCAATAATTCCACTTTATAAAGTCATTTATTCTAATACTAATATCTAATTTCGAGCATGCTGCACTAGTTCAATGTACACttttaaaggtaattttgttattcgctgtaattttcttctatatacTTCTGGACgataaaatatatctttctCTATCTTAGTTTAgtgatttaatattatatactatACTTTTGATATATCCCACAGAAAAGTCCATTGGTGTTAGATCAGGAGATCGTGTTGATCATTCTATCGATCCGCCCCAGCTTATTCACcgatatgaaaaaatttggataaagCTGGACATTTCTGAAACCATATTATATTCGCAGGAACTTTTGGGTTTGCTTGATcacaatataaatttattaaagcTGCTACGACATTAATTCGGAGcagttctaaatatttatttctattcaagTTATCATTACCAAAGAATAGAAACGATAGACAAGAAAGTAACAGAAGAGCAAAGGAGAAAGGTTAAAACAAGCTTTGAACATAGAGTAATTCAAAAAACAACGTGGATTTTACCAGACGGGAGGACTACGAACGAGATTGATCATATGtcaatagaaagaaaatatcaCCAGTTATCGAAAGATATGAGAAGTTACAGAGATGCGGATGCAAAGACAGACTTTTTATGTCCGTGTGTTATCTccataatcaataattttcagaaagattattttatgttaaatgaactgaaaaaataaaactttttttgtattctttttgaAGGAAATCAGTAGAAAAGAACACAAGAAATGGTTTTTGTTAACTAACTAAAAATTAAGAGCTTAATAGGAAATGAGCGTTAAATGTCAGGTACcgaatttaatgaaataaaataattttctatttttatatgtttatttttgaaataaatctgaAAACAGTTCAATATTTCCGAAACAGTTGAATATAGGTATATAACATTGTACATGAATTATGTATAGTCTTTctgaatacaaaatataaataatatacaggcggttgcatttaaaataacaaagtaggTATTGGCCCTTGTCCCACTCTGTATTCTATTTGGCTGTTCCACGccgtatattttttattattagattacaaataaacaattattgtttattagtGAAATGAATATCTTTTTGCAATatgattgttttaaaatttttagctCATTTGATTGATGGACGCGGAGAACTTTGGTGGGACGGTCAAGGTGGTCGTAATTCCAAAAAGAAGCCCAGAGTATTGGAAATCTCAGCAACTAACTCCTATTTTAAAGCactcaaaatcaaaaattgtcCGATGACTTGTGTTGGTATTTCTGGCTCTACCAGTGTTACTATTGACTATTGGAATATCGATAATAAGGATGGAGATACCGTAAGTTtgagtgtttaaaaaaattttttcagcattgtgtgctttcaaatttaatataatcTATTGGGTTCaggataatttgaaattgataaatcttcattattttaataattattgttatgaGATGGAGATTGAAAGTAGCACAAAAAGgccaaaaatacaaagaaaatcaCAGGCTTGAAAAAGAGCGGACCCCAATAGAAACAATGAGTGTAAAACAATCTGTTTGCAAGCACAACGTCAACACCTGCAAAGTTCTTGATTCTTCTTTctccttttttttgtaatatcatatttcttttcttgcgtataatttttattagcatCGGGTCTAAGTAGTTTTAACGAGAGCTGTACCAGAATATTTAAAATCTCATAGTAGCTGGGGGAAGATATCCAAGGCCGCAAGAACTGTTGAATCACTACTAGCACTAGCACTAAagatggaagaaaaaaaaacaactgaaACGACCTTATCAGTAATATTTGGAAAGTTATTCGCAAATTGACTTGTTATTAAAGGTGTATATACTGTGAGTTTAGTGAAGTGTGTGTCTGTGTTTTTTTATCAAGGAAACCTGTACTAGCCTACACTGCCAGCTAGTACTGGCAGAAGTATGCAGTATGCACAAAAGTACACTCCATTTATGTCTCTTTTGAGCTTGTATTTCTTCGCGAAAATCGCCGTCAGGTATCACTTTGCGGAGGAAGCATTAGCTgattttctctttcttcttGATTGCTTTTCTTGCGTCCCTCATTTGATGCTAGTTAATGTGAGGTTTCAAATGATGAGTTGGGCTCTTCATGTTCTTTTACTTCGTTGTATTTTTCTTACTCACTCGGCCGATCATCCCTTTCTTACTGCATCATCTGATCGTCCTCCCAACGAACTCTACATACACGTTTTTCTGTCTCTGAACAACTTATGTGGCGAAGGCTGTCATTACATTCCATTTTACTTCAGAGCTAAGCTAATCTAAATATGTAtgagtgtgtgtgtgtgtgagtgTGTGTATGGGtttgaaaatacttataaaatccataaaaatGTCGAAATATGCAATATATTGAGGAAAAACTTCgctaacaaaaaatatcataaatttaacGTCATAAATGTTCTTCACATTAGAATCACCACCAATTCATAGATgttgtgattttatttttagaaaggAGCCTATAATACTGATGGATTTGATCTGGCCCACTCAAACTATATTACTATCAAGAATACAGTCGTATGGAACCAAGACGATTGTATTTGCGTTAACCAAGGTCTACATCTCATGTTCCAGAATTTGCATTGTACTGGAAGCCATGGTTTAAGTATAGCCGTTGGAGTTTACCAGGAGTACGCTGATAATACTGTTCACAATGTCACATTCAAAGATTCCGTAGTTGAAAATGCAAATCTTGGTATACACATCAAGACCATTGCTGGTAACCAGAAAGGAGAAATTTCCAGCGTAACTTATagcaatatcaaattttcaggTACAgcatttgatatatttatgaataatttcattaagCGTCTAATTTTCGGCttatcaaaaaagtttcaaGACTTAACCAAAACCAAATGTTGTTAGTCCTGGGGGTGGTGAACTCGTCGCCGAGATTACTTGCCCTAATAATTCGACATGTGAATTGATTGCTGAAATTTAAGGGTTCAATTGATCCCTTTGGGTGAATTGATAGCCAGGTTTTTATATCGgaaccaaaaagaaaaacaaataatacattTCACTTTGACACTAGTTTATTATTCAGAAGCAGTTTTCATATTATAGTACATGAATatttaggttaggataggttattGGTACTCACACGGAgactaaattattttgaatattaaatgtgTTTTTGAATCTACTTAAAATTCTTCATTATAATTAATCATAGTTATACTGTTTAAGCACAGTGTTTCAGAATGCTGAGACACTAAATATCCAGATAATATTTTGATTGCTGGATTTGTAGGGTTTGTCCTAAATTATGGTACACTAGATTTCCAGATATCATTCCTATGGATTATCATGTTTCTGAACATTGTGAAAAGTtggtatttgaataaaaaatccaatttaggaaaaatattattatcttaCTACACACTAAATTCAGAAACTTacaatttttgtgttatatGGGGATGTGAGCCAAAATTATAGGTGGAACGCATATCTTGAGCGCTGTGAGTGAACACGggtagttttaaataattattttggaaaaaaattattccgaTGTATTTATTAATGCGTTTTGGACGAAATTGACTGCAGTTTCAGTACGAGATTGTAGAATATCGCCACTGCTACGTTGTGGCTTGTCATAAGCGCGGTCGAAAACAGTAACAGGAATACCCCCAATgaaattgcaacaaaataagATGAAATGTCTGAAACAATGTTGTAAGATCTCTTTTCGTGAAGATATGCAAAATAGtttggtaataaaaataattttcgctATAAGAAGGGCGACAGACAACCTTAATATGTttcgtttgaaaatattttgtacttcTAACAAACATGAAGTAGTGGATTAGCGATATTGTAGAAACGGTGTTTTCTTAATAAAgttttgattaaatttcatatatttttctcaaaataataataacgcTAGGGTACTGAAATTCATTCTTGTCTTAGTCATCAACTATTTAATGCCATGATAATGAATAAGAATCGGTTTTTAGGTATTACCTGGTGGGGTATTAATATTCAACAGGATTACACTAACGGTGGTTCTACAGGACAACCGATGGGAAACATCGTAATCAAAGATTTGACGCTTTCAAACATTTATGGAACTTTAACTGGATCTCTTAGTACGGCAATTTATGTTTTATGTGGATCTGGTGGATGCTCTAATTGGAACTGGTCAGGTATCAATCTACAAGGCGCAACACATCCAAATTCTTGTAACTATGCTCCGAGTGGATTTACGTGttagaacaatgaaaaaattttcttgagttcgatataataaatgatatttactCATATTTGTTTCTATTCATTTCATGAACCGTCCATCTAGCATCAGTGTTTTAGttactttttatattcataCTCTTTAGTTTGTTTAACTGACAATGAGAATATTTGGTGCTTCAATTTTTCTAGATAGTCCGagctgtttttcaaaatttgaaatatttcgagaaaGAGAATTGAATAAATGTACTGCTATAAACCAACAGaaaatttcactaaatttatACAGTATTAAAAATCactagaaaattttatttatctcaaaagAACCAGAGCCATGACcagatatacaataaaaaaaaataatgtatctTCATGGAGAAATTATTTGTCTTTCATAAATGTAAATGCAAATTCCACCAAATAGGCTTGTTTCCACTAAGAACAAATCGGATGGCTTTGAGTTTTGAATGATTAACcatgataattagtaaataaaaaaacaacttgtgtacaaaaatagtaaaagaataataatgtttttggaaaatgagaTCGACAAAATGAGGCGAAACACTTTATTGTAGCTGTCATTTTCGTATAAAGTGACCAGGTTATTTTgagttttcagcaattattgttaaGTTCATGAAGTTCGTTTTCAGTTAAACCTTGAAAGACTGGTATAATTTGCCATGGAACCAGGATTCAACTAAACAAACTGCAGTAATTTTCCCAGAATTGACGCCGTTatgcttgacaaattttttgcaatgaacACCTATTTTTGTTCATCGGAAATTCGCAGTGTTAGAACTTACCTGTAAGTATTATATGAAGAACAGAGTCCTATTCAATTAGCAGTTACCAGTCAGAGAGTCGCAGTTACCCactgtggaatgaaaatacttaactgattttgaggttagcgaTTACAGAGTTTCAATAACTTCAACGTAATTAAGTcacattttatatgttatgtgtggtatattatggtagattttgtacatttataaatatatacatcaagttttgtttgatacttacatcaaaatgatcttcacagaaataatttgtggaattagTTGATAAAGTAAGGGCATCTTCAAAAACCTTATCCAAAAATCTTGGCGCGATCTATGGAGCAAGACTACTCCAGCATTACATAACATCTACCatctattttttcacatttccttaaactttttgaatagaagagtaaataatcaatgaaaatgaCCTCTTTGGCATACCAAAACACTGTGACCATAACATGAAACGAGTTTCggcaataaaaattgttaatatgcaatttaattcattataattaataaattaagtttgatttgaaatatCTGGTGCGAAAAATAACTGTTGTCACGCGGGGTTAATACAGTAGCTTTAATTGAATTGATTATATCTTTAGTTGTATCACTAATTAATCTCACCACAAGTAGCAGTCTTCGATCGCAATAAACAACAAATTAGTTCCGAATGATATGCGATATTGTCCTTAAATACACAAATACACATAACTATCTACGAAGCCGAATGGAACAGTATAATATTGAGATATACGGTTCAATTATACTGCTAATGATAATTAAATCTATACTATTTCTCAAATTATATGAACTTTATCAAGGCAGCAATCAGTGAGGACCTTTAGCATATGTTGAAgtaatttataatcaaatacgTCTCATTAGAACGATTTAGATCGTTTCTGTTGATGCCGAATTACACTAGAGGTTCAATTCTCACAagagtttttgatttattcgaATAGCGTTGTTCCTTACTAATAAAGTATCTTCATCTAATGTTATACAAAGTGAATGCtcaatattggaaatttttaaaataaataacttgatgtagtttattatttgtttatatttctcatCAATTTGCAGTATTTATCCACTTTAGACGTAGCCtttaatcaactttttcaaGTGGAAATATGCTTCGGCGATTGCGATGTTTGATACGTTGCAGGACGGAGTTAAAACACAATTTGAAATGATCGGCAATCATGctcctgattttttttttctgttggtGTTTGAAAACATATCGATGAACcttcaataatagtttttgagaaCTATCACGCAAACTTTTCAGTGGTATTTCTTCGATAGCAAATATCTTGTTAATAATCTTTAAAAAAAGATGACTGTTCCTATGATAGCTTTCCTGTTGATCTCaccaaattaaataattaataaatttggtgAGAATCTTTCAAcgcatgttttttttattgtttctctaTGTTTCTGATCTATAGGAAGTATTATTTCTAGCTGAACGTAGTTTTTTCTATGTCCTactaaataacaaaagcagaaCTTTATGATgcaatatttacttatttacaTAGCAGTACATAgtttcaaattacatattttcaaccatagttttcacaaaaacaaaaatataattgtagttgcatattttcaaaagtagtCAACAACCATAAACACCGGATTTTATTTTAAAGCACATccactaaaatattttatagattttcgGAAACCAgcttttcataaatttcattacattttaattattgaCGTGTTCTATGAACATAGCGGAATTTTCTGATTGATTTCCATAATacatttcagaaataaataGAGCATAACGGTACAGTTATGTATATGTATACATTGCGGTGTATTTGTaaggaataaattaatttttaacacaCTTTCTTTAGCTTCACCTGTTGTGTGTATGTCTCTATTCTTGTAACTAAATATATGTATGATCATTCTTGTCCGAATCAATAAGAGAGCAGATAACAGAAATTTTCTCAAATGAGGTTGTAAATTTTTCCTTACCTTCAATGAAATATTCTACCTGTACCATTTGGACTCGAGTGTAGATTCGCCTATATATTTTCGCTGCAGTCTTATTTTACGACATATTAACGAGATGACGTtcattttctatcaaaaatagttgaaaCAAGCGAGCAAAACAAAACCATAAAGTATAAaccagggatggggaaactatGGTCCGCGGGCCGTTTCCTGCCCGCAAAGCGTTTAAATCCGGCCCTCgaccatcaaacaaaaatcaagtacagctttcttattatcagaaattacattctctACATACAATTGGCAGTAATGGCAGTGCGCGTCGCACATAAAACAACATGTGCGAGCGCGGAGGTAGATATGAGCGAAAACCGAAAAACCTTCAAAAAGTCTCCCTCCTGTACATTTGCCTATATGAGGATGTTTAATTCATGCTTATCGAGAAGCGTTGCTCAAATATTTTCCTGactcaaaatttatttggacGAAATGAAGCATATTTATTCTTAGAAGATACAGTGACCTACCAGCAAAAAGGAATTATGGGGACAATGAATGAGACATGAAAATGAACTTATTATCGGTTCTATGCGCGGGAATCGGCCACAAAATTTCTTAACTTATCTACTCTCATCTTAAAAAtactatgaataaaaaatactatgAATACTATGATGATAATACTAAAAACATAGCTGTAAGCAATTTATTCGGGGAAAACCAGTACATTTGGGTTCTAAAATGTGGTGCATCAGCACAATTTCTGTATAATAATGTGTGTGTGCTGACACAATGTGTCAAAAGTATCAAGTCCGCCTCTGTATAGgctgtttttctatttatcatacaaaataaaaattaattcacttGAATTAATTGATTCCAATTTTCTGATATACAATCAATCAAACAAGTGGAAAATATCAACAAGTAGGTAGACAAAGCGCTTAAGGCCGCTTGTCATGGTGCAATACATCGTGCAATGCAATGTAaggcgcaatatttcttgataaaaaccaagcgcagatgaagttcaaatgaatgtttcatgcaagatctcgaaATTGTAACATCATCGTTTTGGTGCCATTCTTATTACGTGCAAACTGCAATTCTTGAGAGAAATCCAGTTACTTTTGACTTAATAAC is from Diorhabda sublineata isolate icDioSubl1.1 chromosome 1, icDioSubl1.1, whole genome shotgun sequence and encodes:
- the LOC130444027 gene encoding polygalacturonase-like translates to MKLFVCIFSLIALSSASPAINETVGGCTITNYNQVESVINSCTTISVGSFAVPAGVTLNLFLKTGTHLTFDGNLAFAYSEWDGPFMHIKGDQLTVLGASSHLIDGRGELWWDGQGGRNSKKKPRVLEISATNSYFKALKIKNCPMTCVGISGSTSVTIDYWNIDNKDGDTKGAYNTDGFDLAHSNYITIKNTVVWNQDDCICVNQGLHLMFQNLHCTGSHGLSIAVGVYQEYADNTVHNVTFKDSVVENANLGIHIKTIAGNQKGEISSVTYSNIKFSGITWWGINIQQDYTNGGSTGQPMGNIVIKDLTLSNIYGTLTGSLSTAIYVLCGSGGCSNWNWSGINLQGATHPNSCNYAPSGFTC